GCTGGTAAAACAGAGGGAAGCATGGATGCAGGAAATCTATTGAAGCCAATGCTAGCTCGTGGAGAATTGCACTTGATCGGGGCAACCACATTAGACGAGTACCGCCAATATATGGAAAAAGACAAAGCATTAGAACGACGTTTCCAAAAAGTATTGGTAAAAGAACCAACGGTAGAAGATACGATCAGTATTTTACGTGGATTAAAAGAACGTTTTGAGATCCATCACAGTGTGAATATTCATGATAATGCCTTAGTCGCAGCTGCTACTTTATCAGACCGTTATATCACGGACCGCTTTTTACCAGATAAAGCAATCGATTTAGTCGACGAAGCAAGTGCAACGATTCGTGTGGAAATGAATTCGATGCCGACTGAACTAGATCAGGTCACTCGTCGTTTGATGCAGTTAGAAATTGAAGAAGCTGCATTGAAAAAAGAATCCGATGATGCAAGTAAGAAACGCCTAAGTGCTCTACAGGAAGAACTCGCTGATTTGCGTGAAGAAGCAAATGCCATGAAAATGCAGTGGGAAACAGAAAAAGAAGAGGTCAATGCGGTCAGCAACAAGCGTGCTGAAATCGATAAAGCCAAACATGAATTAGAAGATGCTGAAAACAATTATGATCTTGAACGTGCTGCAGTGCTGCGCCATGGAACGATTCCACAGTTAGAAGAAGAATTAAAAAATTTAGAAGCAAAAAATGCAAAAGATAACGTCAAAATGGTTCAAGAAGCAGTGACAGAAAACGAAATTGCTTTGGTTGTTGGCCGTTTGACAGGCATCCCTGTAACGAAGTTAGTTGAGGGTGAACGAGAAAAATTAATGAAATTGAACGAAACACTGCATAAACGTGTTATTGGACAAGATGAAGCAGTTGATGCAGTCAGTGATGCGGTGATCCGTTCAAGAGCAGGCTTGCAAGATCCAAATCGGCCATTAGGTTCCTTCTTATTTTTAGGACCAACCGGCGTAGGGAAAACAGAACTTGCTAAAGCCTTAGCAGAAGATTTATTTGATTCCGAAGATCATATGGTGCGGATCGATATGAGTGAGTATATGGAAAAACATAGCGTGTCTCGTTTAGTTGGAGCACCTCCAGGTTATGTTGGTTATGAAGAAGGCGGGCAATTAACCGAAGCCGTTCGCCGTAATCCATACACGATCGTTTTATTAGATGAGATCGAAAAAGCTCATCCTGACGTATTCAACATTTTGCTTCAAGTCTTAGATGATGGGCGTTTGACAGATTCTAAAGGCCGTGTTGTTGATTTTAAAAATACAGTCTTGATCATGACCAGCAATATTGGTTCTCAATTACTTCTTGAAGGTGTTACACCCGAAGGAACGATTCCTGAAGAGGTAGAAGAACAGGTGATGACGATTTTACGTGGAAACTTTAAACCTGAATTCTTAAATAGAATCGATGATACGATTTTATTCACTCCTCTAAGTTTGGATAATGTCAAAGGAATCATTGAAAAAATGACAGAACAGCTTTCTAAACGATTGGAGCATCAAGAAATTGAATTGGTCATTTCTGATGAAGCGAAAACCTGGATCGCTGAAAGTGGTTATGATCCGGCATATGGTGCTCGTCCTTTGAAACGATTCATTACAAAGGAACTGGAAACGCCACTAGCCAAAGAAATCGTTTCTGGCAGAGTATTACCAAAAACAAAAGTAACGATCAGTCTATTGAACAATCAATTAGTCTTTGAAAATGAAGTATTTGAAGAGTAAGTCTAATGATTTGAAGTTGTAAAAAGAATGTTTGCACAGTGACCATTTTAACTAATATGTTTGTTAATCAAATTTAGAATGCGGGAGAAAGGAACATACTACTTTTTCCTGCATTTTTTATAGCTAAAATAAAGCTTTTAAACCTTTGAATACAAAATGATTGCGAAAAATCATTTTTACTATAAAATAATTAAGAGTAGAGGAGTGGAGTGAGCGTTTTGGAAAAAATGAAAGAGCGTGTCGTTATGCTTGGCGATGCAATCATAGCAATTATTATTACGATCATGGTCTTGGACTTGCCAATCAAATTAAATCAAGCGGGTAATATTGAATTTGAGCTATTATTTCCTTCTGTGGGCATCTATTTTATTAGTTTCTGTTTCGTTGGGAATTTTTGGTATCAAACGGCACAAGTTTTTAATCTTGTTAATAAAATCAAAAATAAAGATTTTGTGGTCTATATGATTTTGATGTTCTTTCTTTCTCTTGTACCAGCGTTTACTAGATTGTTGATTGAAGATACAAATAGAGAGATTGTCCTCATGTATGGACTGTTGACTTTTATCGTTACTATCTTTTTACAAATCTTACTTAACTCGTTGGAGCAACAGATCAATGAGGAAAAGAAAGTGAAAGATGGAGTTCAACGCAAAATCAGATTTAAACATCGAGGAACTTTTGTTTTTAGAATTTTTCTTTTAGTGTTAGCTTATTTTTATCCTAAACTAGGACTTGTTGTATATCTTGGTTTACCAATTTTTGGCTTTTTACAAAATATCATCACACATGAGGAAGATATTTATGTCGATCAAATGAATGACGAACAAAGGCAGTATTATTTTCAGTCACAAAATCAGCCTTGGGACAACGGCTTTCAAAAATATGCCGCTTTAATACGTTCGTCTATGAATAATGCCCAAGGTGCGCAAAAAGATCCTGAATGGTGGCGACAATTCAACCATCAGTGGCAGTCAGAAGTCGATCGTAAAATTGCGACAATCGATAAAGAACTTGCTAAAACAGAGGATCCGTCACAAAGGCAGTATTTAAATCAGAAAAAAGAAAAACTAGAAAATCAAAGAAAACAAATTGACGATTATGCAAAAATGATCTCAGACAAACACCAAAGACCACGAGAGTCAAAAGAGGGATGATATGGAAAAAAAGAGCAGACGATTGGAAGAGCAGCTATGTTTTTCCTTACAAACAGTAAATAAGCAATTTAATCGAATGTATGCAAAAGCACTCAAACCATTTCATTTGACCTATTCGCAGTATTTAGTTTTACTTGTTTTATGGGAGCATTCTGATCAACGGATCACTGACCTAGGAGAAAAACTGGCACTAGATACAGGAACGTTGACACCGATGCTGAAAAGAATGGAAGCAAGCGGATATATTCATCGTAATCGTTTAGCTAAAGATGAACGGATCGTGATTATTTCTCTTTCTGAAAAGGCAGTCGAATTGGAACAGGAAATTTACGAAAAAGTAGAAAGCTGTTTGACACAGCTAGACTTTAAAGAAAATGATTATTTTTCTTTGATCAAACAAATCAATGATCTAAGTGGACAAATTGCCCAGATCGATCATAGAATATGACTAAAAAAGGGACTGGGGCTTTTGTGCGCCAGTCCCTTTTAACAAATACAGGGTGAAAACAGAAGGAATTCTATTGAAAATAGAGTGAATTTTTTGAAGCAAAGTAATGTACTTTCTCAAAAATATTGTGTACAATATAATTGTATGATAGGTAAATAAAAATTTCATAAATTGGAGGAAAAGAGTATGAAAAAAATTTATTCAACAACAATCATCAATACTGGTGGAAGAGAAGGTGAAGTATATTCGCCTGACAAATCATTCAGCTACGAAGTAACTTCACCCGGTCCCCATAAAGAAAATAAAACCAATCCTGAGCAACTATTTGCTGCTGCGTACAGCTCTTGTTTCAATAGCGCTTTAGAACTTGTGATGGGACAAAAGAATATCCATTCTAAAAGTACTGTGAAAGCAACAGTTTCTTTATTCAGTGATGAGGAAACGGGCTTCCAAGTTGGTGTTGTTTTATCTGTCAAAATTGATGACGTGGATCATGCGACAGCTGTTGAATTAGTCAATACAGCACATCAAGTCTGCCCATATTCAAAAGCAACAAAAGGAAATATTTCTGTAGAGTTAGAAGTGGAATAAGTAATTTGAACATTAAATGAAAAGAACGAAAGAGTGAGCATATTCTCGTCACTCTTTCGTTCTTTTTTCTATAGATTTAATAGTAGTAATGCAGCAGCGGCAGCACCGTCATCTTCTCCGTTGTATGAGCCGATCGTGTCACTTGATAGGAATCCTGTTTTTTTATAGATCTTTCCATTCCCGTATGAACCAACTGTTTCGCTAGAAAATGTACCAGTTTTTCGGTAGATTTTTCCATTCCCATACGAGCCGATGGTATCACTAGTCATGAAACCAGTTTTTCGATAAATCTTTCCATTACTGAATGAACCAATTTTTTCACTAGATAATACCCCTGTCTTTTTATAAATACTACCAGAGTCATAAGACCCCACTTTTTCACTCGAAAGCATTCCTGTTTTCTTGTAAATCGATGCCATGATACTATCTCCCTTTTTTTACTGTGAAGCCATTATTTTGCTTTTCTAAACGCATACGCTTTAAAATAATCAGGATCATTGCGTTTGATAAAACTATAAAAAGTTAAGAGCAGTGCACCAACTGTATTTGTCAGTAAGTCGCCCATCGTATCCATCAAAGCTGCACGCCCGACATATGGTTGTCCAGCCTCAGTCATGTACCGCTGTAAGTTCATATTTCCAATCGAATCGCACAAAAACTCCCAAAATTCCCAAAAAACACCACACAAACCAGCAAAAGCAAAGCCCATTATAATAAAGAGCCAGGGACTGATTTTGGAAAAGTCAGCCTCTCTCAAGCAATAACCGATGATTGCATAGCCAACAGCTACCAGTAAGATGGGACTGACTGCATGCAGAATTTTATCCCAAAAGGGTACAATGATGATCAATCGTAACCCTGTACCGAGAAACACAGCGATCCAAAGAAAAAACCAATAGTAAAGTCGAACCATTTTTGGAAAAATCAAACCAGTGAATTTTGTAAAAATGAAAGGAACAAAAATAACTGCGATTCCTGCAATCATTTCAACAGTTAATAATAGGTATTGTTCTTTAGGCTGAACGATAAAACTTTTGACGATATTCACTAATAAAGTAATAAAGCCAAAAGCGAGTAAAAAATAGAACGCCCGTTTCTCTTGTTGATCTTCAAATTCTATTTTCATAAAAAAAACCTCCTGATTTATACGATGCTCTATTTTTTTAGATGTTCTTCGATCAAAGATAAAAATGTCTGTTCGTCTGTTGCTACCGTTCCATTTAATTTTAATAAACCAACGGTATAGAGATTCAAGTAGTGAAATTGATTTTCAGCGGTGTCATTTAGAGCATCTAATTTTTTTTGATTATCTGCCCCTTGTTGACGTGTATCTGTATATAATCCAACCATCGGAATATTTTTGGCATAGGCTACACCAATTTCAGAAGCGACCCCAGGATCGATGACAGCACCATCTAAAACAGCAACCAGCAAGTCGCTTTCAAGGACTCGTTCGGTATCAGCGAGAGCGATCATTTTGCTGTCAGCATAAGCCGTCTTATCGTTGATTGCACCATTTTCTTGTGGCAGATAGACCTTGATTTTATCATCTAGCGCACGAATATTCTTGACTAAATAGTCATTATAAAGTAAGTCTGCTTTCGCAAACATAGGGCCGGCAAAATAAATTTTCATCTTATAAGTTCCTCCAATAATTGTTTATAGCTACTCGTTAAAAAAGTACTCAAAAATAATCGCTAAAATAGGCTTCCTGATCGGGAATGATTCGTTCTAATGAATGCAAGGTTTCCTTATCAGTGATCAGACGTTCGATTCTGTGAAGATAGGTTGGTCTTCGATAATTCATCAAAAGACAAGTCAGCGTTTGAATATCGACCGTTACAGGCTGTCCTAAAGGTTCATCGGAAATAGTGACTTGATCTTCTTCATCCCACATCAAACTGAAAATACCATTGTTCCATTCAGCCACTGGATCACTGACCACGAAGTGAAACGGCTTGGCAGTACTTGAATACGGATAAGCTTGAAGCATTTCTTTGACATCAACGATTCGCGCCATGTAGTAAGGTTCGATCGTCTCTTTGATTTGACTATCCTCTAGTAAAAAAGCAAGTGGTTCATTTTTATAAATATCGCCAGTCGCCCAATAGATCATTGAAAAATGAGCGGAGATAAAGTTCCATAAGCCGTTTCGGGCTTCCTGATTGATATAAAACATTTCTTTGATGTGAAACACTTCTTCAGCAACCCAATAAAATAAGACGCCTAAAGGCTCCTGATTCGCACCATAATATACAGCGGCCGTTCGTTCTTCTTCATTCTCAAAGCGCCAGTATTCTTCCCAATTGAACTCACTTCGAATCAACGCACCATGATTCTGACGGGCAAATTTTGCATAAACTGAAAAAACATCCTCATGATCTACATTGACCCGCTCTACCATTCCAGGAACATTTACTTGTTTAGGCAATTGTGTATCGCGAATCTTGAATGATAGTTTGTCAGACATGATTTCCCAGCCTTTTCTGCGATAGTAGGGAATATTATATGGATAAAGGTAGGAGATCCATTGTTTATCCTGACGCATATTTTTGAGGGCTAAATGAATCAGATCCTGCATCAATCCATGATTGGCATATTCAGGATAGGTACCGACTCCAGTGACACCGCCCATTTTGAACAAGGTACCATGGATGTTGACTTCACAGGGATAAATAGCGATTTGAGAAATCAATTTATCTTCGTGAAACCAGCCAAAAACTTTTGATTGTTCCAAAATTGGCTGTTTGGATTTAATCAATTCCTTTTTACTTTCATAACCACTTTCTTCTAAATCTGCTTCTGTAAATTGGAAAACATAGCTCAATAACTCATTGAACTGATCCACGTATTTTTCATCAACAACTTTTAACTCTAAATTTTCTCTGAACTCTTTTTGGTCCATTTTTCCATCTCCAATTAATTTTCTATCCTCAGTATATCAAAAAAAATGGAATATACAGAGTATTTGCTTATTAAAAAAGAATTAAGAGCCAATCAATTGCCTTAAAAGTATGATAGTCTTTGATGAGAGGAGATGGTTTGATGAAAAAGAAGCTTTATTTATTACGGCATGGTGAAACAGAGTTTAATAAAAAAGGGATCTATCAGGGAATTTTAGATTCTCCTTTGACGGAGGCTGGTATACAGCAAGTTCAGGCCAATGCTTTTTTACTTAAACGAAAGTTGGCAGCTGTTCAAGACCAGCAGATTCTTTTTCTATCAAGCCCATTGGGTAGAGCTGTTCAAAGTTCAAAGCTGATACAGCAAATATTGGACCGCAAAGAAGTAAATATAGTAACCGATGAACGTTTAAAAGAAGTCGATGTTGGTGAGTGGAATGGTAAAAATAGAGATCAAATACAAGCACAACAGCCAAAAATTGAGTCAGATACATTTAATTGGTACTTTAAAGCACCAAATGGCGAAAGTCTCTCTGATGTAATGACCCGTTGTAATGAATGGATAGCTGATCTAGAAAAAGTTGAGGAAGAACATGTGATCATCATGGCCCATGGACTTCTTGGAAGAGTATTGCGAGGCTGTTTCTCAAAGCTGAAAGAAGAAGAGTTCTTAAGTTTAGAAGTGCCGCAAAGAGGCTTTTTTTTATTGGAAAACCAACAATCTACATATGTGACAGACCATTTTGAAGAATGGGAATAGATTGTTTATGGTATAAGTCATTTTGATTCATGGGAAAGTTCTTTAATTCTAAGCAAAACCTTGCTATAATGGTAAGTGCTGATTGAAAATGATCGGAGCTAAGAGTCATTGCTAAAAGCGTTGAAAAAGCAAAACTAATTTAGCTGTTTATTAAAGAAATGAGGACAATAAATGAATATAAATGAAATGAAACAAAGACAAGAAAAAATTCGTAATTTTTCCATTATTGCCCATATTGACCACGGGAAGTCGACACTTGCCGACCGTATTTTAGAAAAAACAAATACGGTTACATCAAGAGAGATGCAGGATCAATTGTTGGATTCTATGGATCTTGAAAGAGAACGGGGAATCACGATCAAGCTGAATGCAGTCGAGCTTACTTATACTGCAAAAGACGGCGAAACATACATCTTTCACTTAATTGACACTCCGGGACATGTGGATTTTACGTATGAAGTATCTCGTAGTCTTGCTGCCTGTGAAGGTGCGGTTTTGGTTGTTGATGCAGCCCAAGGAATCGAAGCTCAAACATTAGCGAATGTTTATTTAGCCTTGGACAATGACTTAGAGATTTTACCTGTGATCAATAAAATCGATTTGCCGGCGGCGGACCCTGAACGTGTGCGTACGGAGATCGAAGATGTGATCGGAATTGACGCTAGTGAAGCTGTTTTAGCTAGTGCTAAAGCAGGGATCGGTATTGAAGATATTTTAGAGCAGGTCGTGGAGTATGTACCTGCACCAGCTGGCGATTTAGACGCACCGTTGAAAGCGTTGATTTTCGACTCTGTTTATGACAGTTATCGTGGCGTTGTATTGAACGTTAGAGTCATGGACGGTGTAGTTAAACCAGGGGATAAGATTCAAATGATGAATAATGGCAAAACATTTGACGTAACCGAAGTCGGCGTCTTTTCCCCAAAAGCGGTTGCTCGTGACTTCTTGATGGTAGGGGATGTTGGTTACATCACTGCCAGCATCAAAACAGTCCAAGATACTCAAGTAGGGGATACTGTTACATTAGCAGAGAATCCAGCACAAGAAGCATTGCCAGGATATCGTAAAATGAATCCAATGGTTTATTGTGGTTTATATCCAATTGATAATTCTAGATATAATGATTTAAGAGAAGCCTTGGAGAAACTTCAATTGAACGATGCTGCATTACAATTCGAACCGGAAACATCTCAAGCCTTAGGGTTTGGTTTCCGTTGCGGATTTTTAGGACTGCTGCATATGGACGTCATTCAAGAGCGCTTGGAACGTGAATTTAATTTAGATCTTATCACGACAGCACCTTCTGTTATTTATCATGTCAATAAAACGGATGGCTCACAAGTCGTTGTGGATAATCCAGCTGATTTCCCTGAACCCGTAACGATCGATTCTGTAGAAGAACCTTTTGTTAAAGCGCAGATCATGGTACCGAATGAGTATGTTGGTGCGGTAATGGAATTGTCTCAACGTAAACGGGGAGAATTCGTAACCATGGATTACTTAGATGATTATCGTGTAAATGTAGTGTATGAATTACCTTTATCGGAAATTGTTTTTGATTTCTTTGATAAATTAAAATCAAGCACCAAAGGCTATGCGTCACTAGATTATGAAATGTCTGGCTATAGAACGAGCCGTCTTGTGAAAATGGATATCTTATTAAACAGCGAAAAAGTCGATGCGTTAAGCTTTATCGTGCATAGAGACTTTGCTTACGAACGGGGCAAAGCCATTGTAGAAAAATTAAGAAAACTGATTCCAAGACAGCAATTTGAAGTGCCGATCCAAGCAGCGATCGGGCAAAAAATCGTGGCTAGATCAGATATCAAAGCATTGCGTAAAAATGTCTTAGCGAAATGTTATGGCGGAGATGTTTCTCGTAAACGTAAATTATTAGAGAAACAAAAAGAAGGGAAGAAACGAATGAAACAAATCGGTTCAGTGGAAGTACCTCAGGAAGCCTTCATGGCAGTTCTGAAAATGGACGAGGACGAACCGAAGAAGTAGCAATCAACAGATGGATCACCTAAATAGGTGATCTTTTTTTTACAAATCTATAGACATCGTATATCTGCGGATGTATAATATCTGTAAATGTAGGATGATCATGTTGCTGAACCTTTAGGGATGGCCAAAAAAACATGGAATCCATTCTTTTGAGCTTAAATCATAAAAAATAGGAGGAACTAATCATGTCATTCAAAGAAGAAATCGACCAACTAAAAGAAACATTTCAACAAACTAAAAAACAAGGAAAAGCTTTAGGTGAAAAATATGCTGAGGAAGGGAAAGGAATTGGCGAAGAATATAAAAACAAAGGAAAAGAAGTAGGAAAACAATTTAAAGACCTTTCTAGTGGTATCAAAGATCGATTTAAATAGAAAACAGCGGCTGTTTTATTAAAGCCGCTGTTTTTTATGCTAGATCGTGTAGTAAACGCAAAAATTCTTTTGAAGCATTTGAAAAAACGTGTCCCTTTTTCCAGACAATATTGATAGTCGCTGTTAATGGGGGAGAGCAGGGGATGAAGGTTAAATCAGTAGTTGCTGTGTTGATGATGCCATCAATACAAAGTGCGCCAACTGTCCCTTCTTTAACCAATAATGAGGCATTATAAAGCAAGTTATACGTTCCGATAATGTTAAAATGCTCAATATTTTCTCCTAACCATTCAGCTAATTGATTATCGACAAAAGACTGATTGGAAATCAGTAACGGAATTTCATGTAGGTCTCTTGGTAAAATGCTCTTTTTATCCGCCAATTCATGACGAGTATTGACTAAAATTCCCCAATGATCAGATAATGGCAAACGAAGATATTCGTATTTTTGCTTTTCTACAGGATCGATAACAAGCGCAAAATCAAGAATTCCCGTATCGATTTTTTCTAATACATCATCTGCATTTCCACTGTAAAGTTCGATATGAATATCAGGATGTTTTTGCTGTAGTTCATTGACCAACATAGCAATATAGGAAAAAGCCTGTGTTTCTCCACCACCAATCGTGATTTTACCGCTGATCACATCATGACTACTCAAATTCGTTGTTGTAGTAGTCACCAATGAAAGTATCTCTTTTCCTCTATTGGCTAAATAAATGCCTTCTTCAGTTAGGGTGATCGACCGACTGCCTCGAGTAAATAGTATTACCCCTAGTTCCTCTTCCAGCTCCTTTAATTGTTTAGACAAGGCTGGTTGTGAGAGATGAAGAACTTTGGCAGCTTTGCTGATCGTTTTTTCTCTTGCAACAGTTAAAAAGTAATTCAATACTCGTAATTCCATTAAATCCTCCTATAATTAAAAGTTATGTTTATCTATCCTATATAAGTATTTGTTAATCATAACATGGTCTTATAAAATTAGGCTACTAGTTAAGTAGAAAGTGGGAACAAAGGGTGGAAAGAGTTGGTTTAGAAAAACGATTGCTTGGTAAAGAAGTTTTGCCCGCGTCAGCTTTGTTTAAAGAAATTCATAAGATCAAAGAGAATAATGAACGATTAGTAATGGAGCTAAATACACAGTATCGTAAAAATAGCGAAGTGCTGAGCTATTTAGAAAAGATAACTGGTCGTCCAATTGAAGCATCTGTGATAGTCTCTCAGCCTTTTTATACCGATTTTGGTAGACATATCATTTTTGGTAAAGATATTTTTATTAATAAGAATGTCACTTTTGTGGATCTTGGAGGAATCACAATAGAAGATAATGTGTTAATAGGGCCGGACAGCCGTATCCTTACGGTCAATCATTTAATCGATCCGAAAAAGAGACGAGGAGTCACGGTAGCACCTGTTGTAATCAAAAAAAATGCTTGGATCGGTGCAAATGTCTCAATCATGCCAGGAATTACGATAGGAGAAAATGCAATCGTTGCAGCAGATTCTACTGTCACCAAAGATGTCCCGAAGAATGCAATTGTTGTAGGAAGCCCAGCAAAAATAGCCCGTATGATTGATGAAAATGATGAATAAGATCAGTGTTAAGTGTATATTTTTGCTTTCATCATTACTCCTATTCGATTGCAAAAAAATACCAAGTAAAAACGATTAATCAAGGAAGGGGACGTAAGAACGTAAGCGTTGTACTTACAAGTTAAAAATATTTTTTCCGCTAAAACACTTGACTTAGAGTGCACTTTAAGAGGTAGACTAATTTTAGTAATAAAAAGTGCATCTTATTAAGTAGGAGGAATCATGATGGAATATGTAAAATTTGGTAATACTGGTATGGAGGTTTCACGTCTTTGCTTGGGAGCGATGGGATTTGGTGATCCGGCAAGTGGTTTTCATGAGTGGGTGTTAGAAGAAGCTGAAAGTAAAGTTGTTATCAAGAAGGCACTTGATCTAGGAATTAATTTTTTTGATACTGCGAATGTTTATTCTTATGGAGCAAGTGAAGAGATTCTAGGTAAAGCATTGAACGAATATGCCAATCGTGATGAAATCGTCGTTGCAACAAAACTATTTACGACAATGAAAAAGAATGTCCCGAATAGTGGTGGGCTTTCAAGAAAAGAAATTTTCCATCAGATCGATCAAAGTTTAAAGCGCTTAAATATGGATTATGTTGACTTGTATATCATCCATCGATGGGATTATAACACACCGATCGAAGAAACAATGGAAGCACTGCATGACGTTGTCAAGTCAGGAAAAGTACGTTACATTGGCGCATCAGCAATGTTTGCCTGGCAGTTTGCCAAAGCACAAGCAGTTGCTGAAAAAAATGGCTGGACTAAATTTGTTTCGATGCAAAATCATTTGAATCTTCTTTATCGAGAAGAAGAGCGAGAAATGCTGCCATTATGTCAAGATCAAAAAATAGCTGTGACGCCTTATAGTCCGTTAGCTTCCGGACGCTTGACTCGTGATTGGAGTGCTCAAACCAAACGCTTTGAAACAGATAAAATGGCACGGTCAAAATATGACACAACAGCAGACCAAGACCAGGTCATTGTTGAACGGGTAAAAGAAGTCGCAGAAAAATATAATGTTGAACGAGTTCAGGTTGCATTGGCTTGGCTGCTTCAAAAAGAACAAGTGGTTGCTCCAATCATTGGAGCAACAAAAGAAAGTCATTTAACGAATGCACTTCCAGCCTTAGATTTGAGTTTAACACAAGAAGATATTCGATTTTTAGAAGAGCCGTATGTTCCCCATGCAATCGTTGGACATCAATAGGAGGAGTTGCAAATGGCAAAATTTGAAGAAGTTAAAGATGGCATACTTTTTCCAGCAGGAGAAAAAAATAAGGCCTATGCAGACTACTTTGTTGGTCAAAGTTATTTAAAGACATTAGTGTCGGATCCAGCAGTGACTGTTGGGGTAGGAAATGTAACTTTTGAGCCTGGCTGCCGCAACAACTGGCACATCCATCATGACGGTTATCAGATTCTTTTAGTGACTGGTGGTGAAGGCTGGTATCAGGAAGAAGGAAAAGAAGCACAATTTTTAACGGCTGGTGATGTGATCGTGACACACGATGGAGTAAAACATTGGCATGGTGCAGCAAAAGACAGTTGGTTTGAGCACCTTGCGATCACAGCTGGAACGCCGGAATGGTTGGAGCCGGTCACAGATGAGCTGTATCAGACCTTAAGTAAATAAAAAAGAGGAGCGTGAAAGAGATGAAAAAGCAGACAGCAGGACGTGATCAACTAGGCGCATTTGCCCCAAAGTTTGCTGAGCTGAATGATGATATATTGTTCGGTGAAGTTTGGTCAAGAGAGGAACAATTATCCGCTCGTGACCGTAGCTTGATCACTTGTTCAAGCTTGTTAACGCAAGGAGCGCCTCAATTAGAAGCACATATGAAAATCGCTAAGCAAAACGGTGTAACGAAAGAAGAGATGGTCGAATTGATCACTCATTTAGCTTTTTATACTGGTTGGCCAAAAGCTTGGTCAGCATTTGCTTTAGCAAAAGAAATTTTTGCAGAGAAATAAGTAATAGAGCACTATTCAAGTAACTGATCTAAATATGGAATGTAAGATAAAAGGTGGTCATCGCTTTTGTCTTGCATTCCTTTTT
This sequence is a window from Enterococcus wangshanyuanii. Protein-coding genes within it:
- a CDS encoding nucleoside 2-deoxyribosyltransferase, producing MKIYFAGPMFAKADLLYNDYLVKNIRALDDKIKVYLPQENGAINDKTAYADSKMIALADTERVLESDLLVAVLDGAVIDPGVASEIGVAYAKNIPMVGLYTDTRQQGADNQKKLDALNDTAENQFHYLNLYTVGLLKLNGTVATDEQTFLSLIEEHLKK
- the clpB gene encoding ATP-dependent chaperone ClpB, which codes for MNIEKMTTTLQEAIAEAQQVAVTRRHQEIDIAHLWKIFLQPNHFGRNFYTDAGVDVEAFEREVDKALDEYPSVQGGNIQYGQSMSQNLFNLLNEADKLRESFQDEYLATEIVVLALMKLKNYRLTKYLINQGISEKELRKNIEDIRGGDRVTSKNQEEQYKALEKYGVDLVQQVKSGKQDPIIGRDEEIRDVIRILSRKTKNNPVLIGEPGVGKTAIIEGLAQRIVRKDVPENLKDKTIFSLDMGALIAGAKFRGEFEERLKAVLKEVKKSDGRIILFIDEIHNIVGAGKTEGSMDAGNLLKPMLARGELHLIGATTLDEYRQYMEKDKALERRFQKVLVKEPTVEDTISILRGLKERFEIHHSVNIHDNALVAAATLSDRYITDRFLPDKAIDLVDEASATIRVEMNSMPTELDQVTRRLMQLEIEEAALKKESDDASKKRLSALQEELADLREEANAMKMQWETEKEEVNAVSNKRAEIDKAKHELEDAENNYDLERAAVLRHGTIPQLEEELKNLEAKNAKDNVKMVQEAVTENEIALVVGRLTGIPVTKLVEGEREKLMKLNETLHKRVIGQDEAVDAVSDAVIRSRAGLQDPNRPLGSFLFLGPTGVGKTELAKALAEDLFDSEDHMVRIDMSEYMEKHSVSRLVGAPPGYVGYEEGGQLTEAVRRNPYTIVLLDEIEKAHPDVFNILLQVLDDGRLTDSKGRVVDFKNTVLIMTSNIGSQLLLEGVTPEGTIPEEVEEQVMTILRGNFKPEFLNRIDDTILFTPLSLDNVKGIIEKMTEQLSKRLEHQEIELVISDEAKTWIAESGYDPAYGARPLKRFITKELETPLAKEIVSGRVLPKTKVTISLLNNQLVFENEVFEE
- a CDS encoding MarR family winged helix-turn-helix transcriptional regulator gives rise to the protein MEKKSRRLEEQLCFSLQTVNKQFNRMYAKALKPFHLTYSQYLVLLVLWEHSDQRITDLGEKLALDTGTLTPMLKRMEASGYIHRNRLAKDERIVIISLSEKAVELEQEIYEKVESCLTQLDFKENDYFSLIKQINDLSGQIAQIDHRI
- a CDS encoding TMEM175 family protein, whose translation is MKERVVMLGDAIIAIIITIMVLDLPIKLNQAGNIEFELLFPSVGIYFISFCFVGNFWYQTAQVFNLVNKIKNKDFVVYMILMFFLSLVPAFTRLLIEDTNREIVLMYGLLTFIVTIFLQILLNSLEQQINEEKKVKDGVQRKIRFKHRGTFVFRIFLLVLAYFYPKLGLVVYLGLPIFGFLQNIITHEEDIYVDQMNDEQRQYYFQSQNQPWDNGFQKYAALIRSSMNNAQGAQKDPEWWRQFNHQWQSEVDRKIATIDKELAKTEDPSQRQYLNQKKEKLENQRKQIDDYAKMISDKHQRPRESKEG
- a CDS encoding organic hydroperoxide resistance protein, with protein sequence MKKIYSTTIINTGGREGEVYSPDKSFSYEVTSPGPHKENKTNPEQLFAAAYSSCFNSALELVMGQKNIHSKSTVKATVSLFSDEETGFQVGVVLSVKIDDVDHATAVELVNTAHQVCPYSKATKGNISVELEVE
- a CDS encoding GNAT family N-acetyltransferase — encoded protein: MDQKEFRENLELKVVDEKYVDQFNELLSYVFQFTEADLEESGYESKKELIKSKQPILEQSKVFGWFHEDKLISQIAIYPCEVNIHGTLFKMGGVTGVGTYPEYANHGLMQDLIHLALKNMRQDKQWISYLYPYNIPYYRRKGWEIMSDKLSFKIRDTQLPKQVNVPGMVERVNVDHEDVFSVYAKFARQNHGALIRSEFNWEEYWRFENEEERTAAVYYGANQEPLGVLFYWVAEEVFHIKEMFYINQEARNGLWNFISAHFSMIYWATGDIYKNEPLAFLLEDSQIKETIEPYYMARIVDVKEMLQAYPYSSTAKPFHFVVSDPVAEWNNGIFSLMWDEEDQVTISDEPLGQPVTVDIQTLTCLLMNYRRPTYLHRIERLITDKETLHSLERIIPDQEAYFSDYF